The DNA segment CTTCAAGCAGAAAGCGGAATGGCGAAATTGATACAATTCTAACATCACCGAAGGTCCCGAACCACAAGCTCGGCAGAGTAGCCGGTAAACTCGAAATACAGGCTCCCTGTGGAAGTTCTTGACAAACCAAAGACTAAGTTCAATGAATCTTGCACCTGCTTGTTATCTAATAATGTTGACTGCTGATATAAATATGCAAAAAATACAGCCTAATTGCGAGGTTGGAGAATTTTTCAATCGATTACTCTCAAGATTTACTATGCATTGAAAGCTTAAATTAATATTTGCTATAAATAGCGCAGTAACTCAGAAGTAATAAATTAATAGAGGTCAATAACGAAAAATCTTTATTAAGATAGAGGCAATTTTTTTCAAAAAGTAATCCGCCTTCATTTAAATTAGCGATAATTAATGATCAAAAGATCGTTTCTTCAACGGTTAATATTTGCAAATTAATACTTAGAACAAAACATTAACCAAAGAAAATATAATGCAACTTTTCTATTTAATTACTATAATATACTTATTGTTTATATCAGTCCTACTTAGGATATTACTTAAGAACAAAAATTCTAATGATACTAGTTTTTTACAAAAAGAAGCAAAATAAGATTGATTAAACTATAGATACAGATTGGTTAAAAGCTCATTGTCTGAATAAATAGATAATAAATTTTACCATAAAAAATGGGTTAATAAACTTCTTGAAAATAGCACGTAAAAATATTACAATAAAATAAATTAAATATGAGTTAATGAAAGAACTAATTCTTCTTTTTTTAAAAAAGACTAGAATCATAAAAAATAATTAAACTTGAAAAATTTTTTGTCTGATTTCAGTGATCAAACTTATTCTTAAGTTTAATTACTTAAATCAGTAAGCTACTTTTTGATTAAAAGACAAGAAAAAGAGACGGTTAAATAATAAATAGTAATATAATCTAGATAATTATTAATTTCATCTTTTTTGTTGCATTTAAATATAAATTCAAAAAATTTTAATAAAATTTAATGTAATTTTGCTGTACACTTTAGATAATTTTTAATGGCTTTTGATTTATATTAAGTAACTTCTTTCGGACTATCTAATTGTGTTTTTTACTGATACATATATAAACTTTGAATTAAATTAGTTTTATAGGTACAGCCAGAAATTGTATCATTTAAAAATAAAAGCAATTGCTAAGGAATTTTATTATACAGTAGATTTCCAAGAGGAGAATTATATACATAATTCATAGTGTGAATAAAATTTCTCTCTTTAATAATTACAACTATAATTATTGCTCAAATATTTTATTGCTGTTAATTCTGCTAAAGCAATTAAGGTCGACTCTAAAATATAAAAAACTTACATTAAAATTAAGGACTATAAAAAATATTTAAAAGCAAAGTAAATAAATGCATTTCATCTATAGTCAAGTAAATTTATTTGCAAAAATTAAATTTTACTGAACATAATATCATTTTGTAAACTTCATTTAAATAAAGTTTAATAATTACTAAAAGTCTGCTTATTATTACTCAAAAATTGTGAAAAGTAAGTATAAAAAGATAGTGTTTCTATTACAAGTAGTTATATCTGTAAATATAAAGTTATAGTTTTATAATGCGTGCATAAGTTTTATAAAAAGTTTATTTTTATGAGTATTAAATTAATCTTAACTGTTCTCTTAAGTAATTTACTATTAGATGTAGTTATATATATCATATCTATTCTCTAATCAAGCAACTCAATTGATATAGTAACTAAAAAATGAGGCTCAAAGGTAATTTCAAACATATGAATGTAATTATCATACATATTTAGCAACTAATTATCTAATCAAATAATGAATAAGATTGAATTTATTCATGATATAAAAACAGTAAAATTTTAATTAACTAAGCAATTTTTTGTGTTTTTAGACTAATTTCTTTAAAAGTAAAATTACTAACATCAATAAAATTTGGATTTTTAAATCAAATTAAGTTATTTTAATCAGATTATTTAATCTTTTTAATTATTCTATCTTGAAGAGATCTTCTATTTTAAGTAACTATAATTTGTATGTTGAGCACCAAATTATAATCAGAAACCAAATACTTATCTAAAAAGTTGGGTTACATATTTCTTATTAATTAATAAATAAAATTTTATTTATAAAATCTTGCAACTTTTGCAAAGCTCTTAGGCACAGTCTCAGTACTTTTAATGTTAACATTAAAACGTAATATATTTTATTTGTATGATTTATTTTGAGGCTTGAAAAATCCAGATCTCAAACTTGTTTAAACTCCTTATAATCTTTAAAATCAAATACGATAATTAACTATGAGACAGTTTTTTCTCAATGTCACTCGTTATCCGCGTTATTTAGTGACATTCACACTCGGGGTGATGAACTCCGTTGCGAAGCCCCTTATCCAGCGATTTAATAATCCGATCACCGCAGTGGCCCTGATCGGGGCATTGATCAGCGGTTGTATCAGCCTTTCGTTAGTACTCCGTGCCATGGTGTATGGAGTTCCGATGGCGTGATGGCACAAAAACGTCGGATTAAGCGGATAGAGGCCCTAATTCGCAAGGAAATCAGCGAACTACTGATCAATTACATTAATGATGAACGAGTGCATAAGGGCATTGTAAGCGTTACATCGGTTGAGATAACTGGAGATCTACAGCATTGCAAAATATTCGTGAGCATTTTTGGTGAATCAAGCGACCGCAACGAAGTTTTAGGGGGGCTGAAGGCCGCGAGCGGTTACTTGAGAGGTGAACTCGGACGGCGGCTGCAGATGCGTCGCGCACCGGAAATGAAGTTCCAGCTTGATCGGGGCTTAGAAAAAGGAACTTCCGTATTAAGGCTGCTCAACAAACTTGGGGATCAACGTCAAAAACGCGGTGATATCTCTCCTGGAAGTGATGAGCTGTAATCCGGCTAATGGGTTGAGACAGCAGGTTGCCGAACTAATTCTGGTTCGGGCCAGTGGCTATCTTAACGATCGACAGCGCCGCTATCCCTTGTGGGAGCTAAGCAACGCTGAGTTACAGCGCTGTCTCTGTCAGGGTGTTGGCGGCGTAATCCTATTGGGAGGAGGTGCTGTAGAACTACAGCAGCGAACTTTAATGCTGAGGCGGTGGAGTAATCGACGACTGTTAATCTGTGCTGATGTCGAAGAGGGGGTTGGCCAGCGCTTCGAGGGAGCCAGTTGGTTAGTGCCACCCTTGGCACTTGGACGACTGTACCAAAACCACCCGAAGCAAGCTTTACTCCTGGCGGAGCGCTACGGCCATTGCATCGGAAGCCAAGCTCACCGCTGCGGCCTGAATTGGGTCCTCGGACCTGTTTGCGATATAAATAACAACCCGGCCAACCCAGTGATCAATGTACGGGCTTGGGGAGAGGACTCTGCCAGCGTGAGCGCGCTCGTTACTGCGTTTCAACGTGGCTTATCAACTACCGGTGTGCTTAGCTGTGCCAAACATTTTCCCGGCCATGGAGATACTACCAGTGACTCCCATCTAGGCCTACCAGTACTCCCTCACACTAGAGACCGGCTAAAGGAAGTTGAGCTGCTGCCATTTCGTGAGGCCATT comes from the Synechococcus sp. M16CYN genome and includes:
- a CDS encoding DUF751 family protein, which codes for MRQFFLNVTRYPRYLVTFTLGVMNSVAKPLIQRFNNPITAVALIGALISGCISLSLVLRAMVYGVPMA
- the rbfA gene encoding 30S ribosome-binding factor RbfA; its protein translation is MAQKRRIKRIEALIRKEISELLINYINDERVHKGIVSVTSVEITGDLQHCKIFVSIFGESSDRNEVLGGLKAASGYLRGELGRRLQMRRAPEMKFQLDRGLEKGTSVLRLLNKLGDQRQKRGDISPGSDEL